The following coding sequences lie in one Vigna radiata var. radiata cultivar VC1973A unplaced genomic scaffold, Vradiata_ver6 scaffold_91, whole genome shotgun sequence genomic window:
- the LOC106753063 gene encoding uncharacterized protein LOC106753063, which translates to MIDQLDSITHPFIVDVVDVVADGNCGYRCIAALLGLGEDSWPVIRNDLYKELNNWHDEYGRLVGGIDVVDKLKQSLLVEQPQSTANRNKWMTLPDIGYAIANRYNVKLQEGCPLSMVNIISSTHCYPQAQAWSSMYSSRMQAFAQLMNVTKSYVNLSDP; encoded by the exons ATGATAGACCAGTTGGATTCTATTACTCACCCCTTCATTGTGGACGTTGTTGATGTTGTGGCTGATGGTAACTGTGGATATAGATGCATTGCTGCATTGTTAGGACTGGGAGAAGATTCATGGCCCGTTATTAGAAATGATTTGTATAAAGAACTCAATAATTGGCATGATGAATACGGAAGACTAGTAGGAGGCATTGATGTAGTAGACAAACTGAAACAGTCTTTGTTAGTGGAACAGCCACAGTCGACG GCTAACAGGAACAAGTGGATGACATTACCAGACATTGGTTATGCAATTGCTAACCGCTATAAT GTTAAGCTACAAGAAGGTTGTCCTTTGTCCATGGTGAATATCATCTCCTCAACCCACTGTTATCCTCAGGCACAAGCGTGGTCATCTATGTATAGTAGTAGGATGCAAGCATTTGCACAGTTGATGAACGTAACGAAATCTTATGTTAACTTAAGTGATCcatga